DNA from Scheffersomyces stipitis CBS 6054 chromosome 1, whole genome shotgun sequence:
accaacttgaaacCATTATTCATATCATGTGCTGGCTTCCAGGGCATTTTTTTCATGTGGACTTTGATTATGGAATATTACCTTCGCACCCACCGCAAGCTCCAACCTTATGTGTCTACAAAGCAGCCTAAGTTTGCTATTGTAAGTATTGTGTGTGGATTCATTGGGCAGCTTGGGATTCTCtttgtttcaattttcgACACGAAAAGATTTCATGACGTTCATCTCAGTATGGTAGGAGTGTTTATTGCGTTTTCATTCTTCTGCtgtttgttcaacttctttaaCTCCTTCATCTTCGGCAACTACCCCAGCAGATTAAGTCCAGACCATGAGAGAGTCATTTTCGGCTCCTGGAGATGGGCTAACCTCTATATGGTTTCGTTCTGGATGAAGTTCGTCTGGTTATTCGTTGCTGCTGCCTTTGCAATCTGCTTTGGATACTTCATGAAGGACGGAAACAGAAATCTCAGTGCTTCTTTCGAATGGTCCATTTCTTTCTGGTACGGTATCTTGTTGGTCATGTGGAGCATCGACTTGTTCCCTTCGGCGTGCAAACACTACAGGGTCAGACACCCGGAGGAATTCGATGATTCTTTGAACGATGATAAACATGAGCAGAGAACAACGTCTTCGTTTGTGCCTTCATCCTACCACGAGCCTGAAACATATACCAGAGTATAAAATTTTCCATTGCTACCCATTTGCATCCGCCCAAGTTGATTTCAGCTTGTGCCACTTTCATTTCCTTGTAGATTAGTTATAGAATACAATGTATTATTATCACTATTAACCAATTAGCAGCAAGTTGACAGTAGTCTAGAATCCTATCTGTTTTATATATTTGTGTTTATCGTCTTATTTCTGTGTCTAACCTCCACCATAAACTGCTTTATATGCCAATTGTTtctgattgcaaaatagaGCCAGATTAAAGTATTTCCAAGCGCAATTGTCCCCATTTGGGTTGCGCAACACTGTTACTTCTCACAACCAGCAGCAAGTATCTACCTATTCACACGTAAAGTGTCTGTGTTGGAGACTACCACATCTTGAGAATTACTTTCATACACTTCAAGCTGTTATTACGTGGATAGGGACCCGTTTGCCGTGTCTGGTTAAGATTATCTGCTATCGGCTCCATCTTCCTGTTTAAGGTTCGGACCGGACATCCGATGCGCAATATGCCCTTTTCCTCGCAATTTGCATGTAAAATAATGTACTTCAAATTTTGCACTAATTTCTGATTTTCAGCTACTTCTCTTTCAGTGATTTCATATTTCTAGCTACTATCCTAGATGGACCATACAAACAAGCCATGGAAAACATATCAGACAAGAGCGATATGACGGGGGAGGTGAAACAGTTGGAGCTCTCGTCGCTGGAGCCCCATGAGAGCCATTTGCTTCTGTCAGATGTAGCCAGTATCAAAACCGGTTCCCCGGTAGTCCTACTAGACGATCCTGATAGATTTCCAGATGGTGGTTTCGAAGCCTATAGAGTTCTCTTGGGATCGTTTCTAGGCTTGACTGGAGTATTGGCTTTTGTAAATAGTGCTGGAGCTATAGAGAACTACATACTGAAGAATATTCTTCCAGATACGCCAGTTTCTACTATAGGGTGGATATTTTccatctacaacttctgtGGATTTGGTATGACTTTGATCTCTGGACCTGTCTTTGACAAGATCGGATGTCGGATACCTCTTGTATTCGGTACAGTGTTAATGACCGTTGGATTTATGTGTGCTTCTTTGGCGACAGAGGTGTACCAGTTCGTCCTTGCCTATGGCATCTGCGCTGGGATAGGCACAGCTTTTACGTTTGGACCATTTGTAGGAGTCTTGACGCATTACTTTCTCAAAAAGAGAGCCTTGGCTATCGGATCCGCCTATATAGGGGGTGCAATAGGTGGTGCATGTTTCCCCGTAATGTTCAGATCATTGCTCCCGATGTTCGGCTTTGGTTGGTCGATCAGAATCGGAGCTTTCATCTGCTTAGCATTGCTCACAGTAGGAACTGCTTTGGTCAAAGATAGGCACAAGGAATTCAGCAGTATAGACCCTAATAGTAACGAAAGTGTAGTCAAGGAAATCTTCCGGTCTATCGActtttccatcttcaagaatcGAGTCTATACTTGTCTAGTTCTAGCCTTATTGGGTAATGGTTTTGCATTCTTGATCACTATGACGTACTTGCCATCTTATGCAACCACATTTGGCTACTCTCAATCAGACTCATACCTCTTGTTGGTGGTGTTCAACTCTTTTTCGATTCCGGGAAGAATCATACCCTCTTATTTTGCTGACCATTACGGCCGTTTTAATGCCATCTGTTGTATTAGCTCGATATCCACTTTGGCATTTTGTCTCATCTGGCTCAACCGGCCAGCTGGACACACTTTGACTGGGTTATTTGTATTTGCAGGGTGCTTTGGATTCAGTTCTGGTTCCATTTTGTCGCTTACACCAGCTCTGATAGGTCAAGTATTCAAAGTAGAGGAAATCGGTAAGGGTATAGGAACTGCTTTTTTTGTTCTCTCCTTCGGAGACTTGATAGGTATTCCGATTGGTGGAGCTATAACTAATCCTAAAACAAGAGATTCTTTTGATTatcttgtactttttgTTACTTTATGTTCGGTTGGTGGAACAGTTGGTTCATTTGGCGCTCGATACCTCTATGCTGGAGTCA
Protein-coding regions in this window:
- a CDS encoding predicted protein, with the translated sequence MTHPLLRFKKIHYYLIPVVALVVWWGMLVALLVAWYIQGTPKYSFMKHNQSPAYISDIGATNLKPLFISCAGFQGIFFMWTLIMEYYLRTHRKLQPYVSTKQPKFAIVSIVCGFIGQLGILFVSIFDTKRFHDVHLSMVGVFIAFSFFCCLFNFFNSFIFGNYPSRLSPDHERVIFGSWRWANLYMVSFWMKFVWLFVAAAFAICFGYFMKDGNRNLSASFEWSISFWYGILLVMWSIDLFPSACKHYRVRHPEEFDDSLNDDKHEQRTTSSFVPSSYHEPETYTRV
- the MCH4.3 gene encoding monocarboxylate permease; this translates as LLDDPDRFPDGGFEAYRVLLGSFLGLTGVLAFVNSAGAIENYISKNILPDTPVSTIGWIFSIYNFCGFGMTLISGPVFDKIGCRIPLVFGTVLMTVGFMCASLATEVYQFVLAYGICAGIGTAFTFGPFVGVLTHYFLKKRALAIGSAYIGGAIGGACFPVMFRSLLPMFGFGWSIRIGAFICLALLTVGTALVKDRHKEFSSIDPNSNESVVKEIFRSIDFSIFKNRVYTCLVLALLGNGFAFLITMTYLPSYATTFGYSQSDSYLLLVVFNSFSIPGRIIPSYFADHYGRFNAICCISSISTLAFCLIWLNRPAGHTLTGLFVFAGCFGFSSGSILSLTPASIGQVFKVEEIGKGIGTAFFVLSFGDLIGIPIGGAITNPKTRDSFDYLVLFVTLCSVGGTVGSFGARYLYAGVKMARV